From the Streptococcus sanguinis genome, the window TTTTGCCCAAGTAGTGACTCTCATCCAGAGCAAGGAGGCCAATTTCGTCTTCTTTTTCATAGCGGATAGTCTCTAGAGAGCCTAGAATCTTCAAGTCTTGGATGGGAATTTCTTTCTGAAGCAGCGTTTCTAAAATCTCTCCCGTAGGAAATTCATTGTTCTGCAAAATATTTTCAGTTTCTTCTGGTGTCAAGTTCTGATTGAGTTCCAAGGCTCCGACTTCTTGAGGAATCTTGAGCGTCAGCTCTGCTTCGCGATGGTTAAAAGTCCGTACTCGAAAAGCCATGTGAGCGTGTCGGATACTCTGCTGATCTGAATCGATGTAGTGGTTGGTTTGGCTAATAGGGGAAATATCAGCAAATAACTGAAGCAGACGGTCGTGCTTTTCTTTGGTCAGCATGGTTTTGAATTCAATTTCTAAGTGATTCATTTTCATATCCTTTTCTTTTTTTTGAAAGCGATTTATGTTATAATAACAGTTGTGTTTATTTTATACAAAAAATAATGATATGACAAGGTAAGTGTATGACAATAGAATGGGAAGAGTTTTTAGACCCCTATATTCAAGCGGTTGGAGAGCTGAAAATTAAGTTGCGTGGAGTGCGAAAGCAATACCGCAAGCAGCAACGTCATTCTCCGATTGAGTTTGTGACCGGACGTGTCAAGCCTATTGAGAGCATTAAAGAAAAGATGATTTTGCGAGGCATTCGCGAGGAGAATATTGAGCAAGAGATGCAGGATATCGCTGGCTTACGGGTCATGGTCCAGTTCGTCGATGATGTGGATGAAGTTTTAGAAGTCTTACGAAATCGGACTGATATGCGCATTGTGCAGGAGCGGGATTATATAAAAAACAAAAAAGCCAGTGGCTATCGGAGCTACCATGTGATTATAGAGTATCCAGTTGATACGATTAATGGTCATAGGCTTATTCTGGCTGAGATTCAGATTCGCACCCTTTCGATGAATTTTTGGGCTACGATTGAGCATTCTTTGAATTACAAGTATAAAGGAGAATTTCCCGAGGAGATCAAGTGTCGCTTGGAAACGACAGCTAATCTTGCCTATCAGCTGGATGAGGAGATGGGAGAAATCCGTGATGCTATCCAGGAGGCGCAGGCTCTCTTTGATCCTCTTCACCGCAAGTTAAATGACGGTGTGGGAAATAGTGATGATACAGATGAAGAATACAGATAAAAAAATAGCGATTATCCGCAATCGGAAAAGACAGAGTGAACAAGTCTATCAGGATTTGAAGCAGAAGCTTAAACAGAACGGCTTTATTTTAACTCCTAAGAATCCCGACATCGTGATTTCGGTGGGTGGTGACGGCATGTTGCTGTCGGCTTTTCATATGTATGAAGAACAGCTGGATCGGGTCCGCTTTGTCGGTGTGCATACAGGGCATCTCGGCTTTTATACAGACTACCGTGATTTTGAACTAGATAAGCTGGTAGAAAATCTCAAATTAGATACTGGTGCTCAGGTTTCTTATCCAATTTTAAATGTAAAAATCACTTTTGAAAATGGTGATACACGCACTATTCGTGCTTTGAACGAAGCAACAATCAAGCGTTCGGATCGGACTATGGTAGCTGATGTCATTATCAATCGGGTTCATTTCGAGCGTTTCCGAGGAGATGGGATTTCCGTCTCTACTCCGACGGGCAGTACTGCCTATAACAAATCTCTAGGTGGAGCGGTATTGCATCCGACAATCGAAGCCTTGCAGGTGACAGAAATTGCCAGTCTCAACAATCGGGTTTATCGGACATTGGGTTCGTCTGTCATTGTTCCCAAAAAGGATAAGATTGAGCTGGTGCCGACCCGCAGCGACTATCACACTATTGCGGTTGATAATCAGACTTTCTCTTTCAAAAACATTGTCCGCATTGAGTATCAGATTGACAATCACAAGATACATTTTGTGGCTTCGCCAAGCCATACCAGCTTTTGGAATCGTGTTAGAGACTCCTTTATTGGGGAGTGCCGGGAATGAGGTTTGAGTTTATTGCTGATGAGCATGTCAAGGTAAAGACCTTTTTAAAACGGCACGAAATTTCCAAAGGCCTCTTGGCAAAGATAAAATTTTCCGGCGGAAACATTCTTGTCAACCATCAGCCTCAGAACGCTATTTATCTCTTGGATATTGGCGATAAAGTGACGATTGACATTCCTTCTGAAAAAGGATTTGAGAGTCTGAAAGCTGTTGATAAGGACTTGTCTGTCGTCTACGAGGATGAGCATTTCTTGGTTTTGGATAAACCGGCAGGGGTGGCCAGTATTCCCAGTGTTAATCATTCCAATACTATGGCAAACTTTGTTAAGGCTTACTATATTCGTCATGCCTATGAAAACCAGCAGGTGCATATCGTGACGCGTCTGGATAAGGATACAAGTGGGCTCATGCTCTTTGCCAAGCATGGCTATGCTCATGCCAGATTGGATAAACAGTTGCAGAAGAAGCTGATAGAAAAGCGCTATTACGCTCTAGTTCGGGGGACTGGTGACTTAGAAGAGCAAGGTGAGATTATTGCTCCGATTGGGCGCAACCCTGAGAGTATCATTACAAGGCGTGTGACAAAGGATGGCAAGTGCGCCCATACCAGTTACAAGATTATAGAGCAGTTCGGAGATGTCTATCTGGTGGATATCCATCTTCATACCGGGCGGACTCATCAAATCCGCGTTCACTTTTCACATATTGGCTTTCCGCTTTTGGGTGACGACCTTTATGGAGGGAGTTTGGAGTGCGGAATAGAGCGTCAGGCTTTACATTGTCATTCTTTGAAATTTTATAATCCTTTTAGTGGTCAGGAAGTTGAGCGTGCCAGTCCTTTGCCAGAAGATTTTAAACAAGTTATTGAGAAATTAAAAGAATAAGAGATAAAGGAGTTTTAAGAAACATGAAAATTTTTGATTCAATTCGTGAAGCCTTGAAAGATAAGGAAGTAAAAATTGTCTTGCCAGAGGGTGAGGAGCCACGGATTTTGCAAGCAACTAAACGCTTGGTGAAAGAAACCGATATTACACCAGTTCTTTTGGGGAATCCTGATAAAATCCGTATTTATCTGGAAATTGAGGGAGTAAAAGAAGGATATCAGGTTATTGATCCTTCAAACTGTTCCTGCTTTGAGGAATTGGTAGAAGCATTCGTTGAGCGTCGTAAAGGAAAAATCACTGCAGATGAAGCACGTCAGTTGCTCAATGAAGATGTCAACTACTTTGGTGTTATGTTGGTTTATCTTGGCAAGGTTCAAGGGATGGT encodes:
- a CDS encoding CYTH domain-containing protein, with protein sequence MNHLEIEFKTMLTKEKHDRLLQLFADISPISQTNHYIDSDQQSIRHAHMAFRVRTFNHREAELTLKIPQEVGALELNQNLTPEETENILQNNEFPTGEILETLLQKEIPIQDLKILGSLETIRYEKEDEIGLLALDESHYLGKTDFELEVEVEDFEKGKENFLNFLKLHNIDYKPGKSKIARFSENL
- a CDS encoding GTP pyrophosphokinase — translated: MTIEWEEFLDPYIQAVGELKIKLRGVRKQYRKQQRHSPIEFVTGRVKPIESIKEKMILRGIREENIEQEMQDIAGLRVMVQFVDDVDEVLEVLRNRTDMRIVQERDYIKNKKASGYRSYHVIIEYPVDTINGHRLILAEIQIRTLSMNFWATIEHSLNYKYKGEFPEEIKCRLETTANLAYQLDEEMGEIRDAIQEAQALFDPLHRKLNDGVGNSDDTDEEYR
- a CDS encoding NAD kinase — its product is MKNTDKKIAIIRNRKRQSEQVYQDLKQKLKQNGFILTPKNPDIVISVGGDGMLLSAFHMYEEQLDRVRFVGVHTGHLGFYTDYRDFELDKLVENLKLDTGAQVSYPILNVKITFENGDTRTIRALNEATIKRSDRTMVADVIINRVHFERFRGDGISVSTPTGSTAYNKSLGGAVLHPTIEALQVTEIASLNNRVYRTLGSSVIVPKKDKIELVPTRSDYHTIAVDNQTFSFKNIVRIEYQIDNHKIHFVASPSHTSFWNRVRDSFIGECRE
- a CDS encoding RluA family pseudouridine synthase encodes the protein MRFEFIADEHVKVKTFLKRHEISKGLLAKIKFSGGNILVNHQPQNAIYLLDIGDKVTIDIPSEKGFESLKAVDKDLSVVYEDEHFLVLDKPAGVASIPSVNHSNTMANFVKAYYIRHAYENQQVHIVTRLDKDTSGLMLFAKHGYAHARLDKQLQKKLIEKRYYALVRGTGDLEEQGEIIAPIGRNPESIITRRVTKDGKCAHTSYKIIEQFGDVYLVDIHLHTGRTHQIRVHFSHIGFPLLGDDLYGGSLECGIERQALHCHSLKFYNPFSGQEVERASPLPEDFKQVIEKLKE